The sequence CATGTATCGATTAGTGTTCGGCACGGGATTGGTTGTTGATCGCGATCAAGTACATATATTGTTGCTGTTGTCAAGAGTCCGTTTGTCTGTCCGTCGGAGATTAAAGTTTTGTGTCGTAACGGTCGCGTATCTGTTGTCGGTGGTTTTAGTCATTCTGGCCTGTCGCGATCGGTGTACGTAGATGCTGTGTCGCGGTGTAGTTTGGTGTGATGTCTACCGTTGCAGACGCGGCACCGGCCAGCGTAGCATTGGTCGAGCAAATGACCCGGTCTCAAGCAATTTGTGCACCATTTGAGTTTGTTCGCGACTGACTCTCGTTCGGTCATGGTCATGCTTAGAAATCTTGGACATACGTATGCTGGATGGGTTCCCGAATCGCAAACCTTGCAATTTTCTGTCGCGTTAGTTACAAAAGTCCGCCGTTGAAATAGTCTTGGTGAGGTCGATGGGCTCCGTCGCGTCTTTTTGGTCCAACGACTGGTGTCCGCTTGCACGTTCGTTTGCGTTCTGTTCGGCTTTGAAGTTGTCGCGGTTGATTCGGTCGATTCGCACCGATGCGACACGTTTCGAAGATGTTTGAACACATCTTCGATCTCCGGCATGCGAGTGTCGACGAGTGTGTTTTCCCACGATTTTCGGGTCTCGGGATGCATCTTCGAAATTGCtatgtttgttaataaatcgttcgcAATGTTCTCCCACGACCGCCCAAGAGCTCGCAATGATCTGATGTGCGATTGCATATGATTTACGAGATCGCGAGTTGAATCGGAGGAATCGTCTGGCATCGCGGGCGTGTCTATTAACAGTGAGGTGTGTCTCAGAACAAGAGCGCGAGTATTATCGTAGTCCTCCAGTAGCTGATTCCACGCGACCTTGTAATTGTCCTCGCTAATGGTCAACGATTCGATCGCGGATGCTGCCTTTCCGGTCAGGGATAATCGTAAATAGGACAACTTCTGGATGTCCGAAAGATTTGGGTGCGCGTGAATAATGTGTTTGAACGCGTCCTTGAAGGTGGTCCACCTTTCAAGCTTGCCATCGAACTTCGGCAAATCTATTCTGGGTAGGTGGACGCCGATTGTTATCCCAGACATGGTTGTGTGGGTAGATAGGTTGATTGATCGTACGCGATGTGAGGCTTACTGTTTTTACTaagatatatatacaaaatatacaatagcTCTCCGCTGGCTTACTGACTCGGAGAGTGTGCTTTTGCGACGTTTATCGTAGGACGCGTCGTAACTAAGtgtatttcataaaaactataacttcGCGCTTGCCCTGgtaaaattccgaaacaacCCTGATTGGCCAACCCGCGCGCTGGGTATTTTCCAATCAGTGCTGTTCGTTTTTCCGTATCACCGCCTACTCCTTACGCCCGTGGCGTGCTTGTTTTCGGAACAGCGAGGTGACCGGAGGGGATGCGTTTTACCGTGCGAACGTGGGACTTTTCTTCAGGCCACCCGTGCCGGGCCCACGTGCACGAAAGTCGATGCGCGTCCGGCCTAAGTGCCCTTCAGATAATCCCCTAA comes from Augochlora pura isolate Apur16 unplaced genomic scaffold, APUR_v2.2.1 APUR_unplaced_5517, whole genome shotgun sequence and encodes:
- the LOC144477952 gene encoding uncharacterized protein LOC144477952 — protein: MSGITIGVHLPRIDLPKFDGKLERWTTFKDAFKHIIHAHPNLSDIQKLSYLRLSLTGKAASAIESLTISEDNYKVAWNQLLEDYDNTRALVLRHTSLLIDTPAMPDDSSDSTRDLVNHMQSHIRSLRALGRSWENIANDLLTNIAISKMHPETRKSWENTLVDTRMPEIEDVFKHLRNVSHRCESTESTATTSKPNRTQTNVQADTSRWTKKTRRSPSTSPRLFQRRTFVTNATENCKVCDSGTHPAYVCPRFLSMTMTERESVANKLKWCTNCLRPGHLLDQCYAGRCRVCNGRHHTKLHRDTASTYTDRDRPE